One genomic region from Clostridium saccharobutylicum DSM 13864 encodes:
- a CDS encoding response regulator transcription factor: MVKVLAVEDNIEISNNIVEYFKGEVDIKAVYNGADAIEYLNAYDYDVVILDLMLPEVDGMTVLKHISKNCLNTGVIILTAKEELGDKLKAFNLGANDYLTKPFFMEELKARINSILKSMGKVKRPNILEFKNMQIDMKVKRAYIDENELELNEKLYKLLEYLVINKGVLLFKEQIFDNVCGYNSDAATEIIEVYISRLRKQLGTFGYDKYLITKRGMGYLLDESIED, translated from the coding sequence ATGGTAAAGGTATTAGCTGTTGAGGATAATATAGAGATAAGCAATAATATAGTGGAATATTTTAAAGGTGAAGTTGATATAAAAGCAGTTTATAATGGAGCAGATGCAATTGAGTATTTAAATGCTTATGATTATGATGTTGTAATTCTAGATCTAATGTTGCCAGAGGTTGATGGAATGACTGTTTTAAAGCACATTTCTAAAAATTGTTTAAACACTGGCGTAATAATATTAACTGCAAAAGAAGAGCTTGGAGATAAACTTAAGGCTTTTAATTTAGGAGCTAATGATTATTTAACTAAGCCATTCTTTATGGAAGAGTTGAAAGCACGCATTAATTCTATTCTTAAAAGCATGGGAAAAGTTAAAAGACCTAACATTCTTGAATTTAAAAATATGCAGATTGATATGAAAGTAAAAAGAGCATATATAGATGAAAATGAATTAGAATTAAATGAAAAATTATATAAGCTTCTTGAATATTTAGTTATAAATAAGGGAGTATTACTATTTAAAGAACAAATTTTTGATAATGTATGTGGATATAATAGTGATGCAGCAACTGAAATAATTGAAGTTTACATAAGTAGATTAAGAAAGCAATTGGGTACATTTGGCTATGATAAATATCTTATAACAAAACGTGGAATGGGATATTTATTAGATGAAAGTATAGAGGATTAA
- a CDS encoding sensor histidine kinase, translating into MKKDIFLSTKKNIIAISTSVVFVCLIVFAIIVQALYSSRLLDNVDHQLLEQKNFFSTSQFKISDDRYWQNTIKAPNDEHPEEFKGKLEERPMHIPPNLIVVVYKNENFQLISKNAYFSEDSLPILPAESSEDMVTFEQNGYNFRGITINQGDYKIQVFSNIDPEVNSINRLRTSIIGSLIILIIIALILSAYLAAKVIKPVREAYEKQVYFVQDASHEMRTPLAVIKGKLELLAHSWGDKIDDHFEHISKMMSEIRGLEKLNSDLLLLSKEDLDLAVNITNFSLDDFVNDISEFYIDLAEIKEKTFTVTKPKDKINVEWDYTKLKRAIIILIENAFKYTNEHGQINLIVEDLNKFVQIKVKDNGIGIKEEDKKRIFDRFYRSELVRGQNISGTGIGLSLLKSISKNFGIKLKVNSEYGVGSEFILLIPKVIK; encoded by the coding sequence ATGAAGAAAGATATTTTTTTATCAACTAAGAAAAATATTATAGCCATAAGTACAAGCGTGGTTTTTGTATGTTTAATTGTGTTTGCAATAATAGTTCAAGCGTTGTATTCATCTAGACTATTAGACAATGTAGATCATCAACTTTTAGAACAAAAGAATTTTTTTAGTACATCGCAATTTAAAATAAGTGATGATCGTTATTGGCAAAATACTATTAAAGCTCCAAATGATGAGCATCCAGAAGAATTTAAAGGCAAGCTGGAAGAAAGACCAATGCACATTCCACCTAATTTAATTGTTGTTGTATATAAAAATGAAAATTTTCAGCTTATTAGTAAGAATGCATATTTTAGTGAAGATAGCTTACCAATACTTCCAGCAGAATCTAGCGAAGACATGGTGACCTTTGAACAAAATGGATATAATTTTAGAGGAATTACAATTAATCAAGGTGATTATAAAATTCAAGTATTTTCTAATATAGATCCTGAAGTTAATTCAATAAATAGATTAAGAACTTCAATTATTGGAAGTTTAATAATACTAATTATAATAGCGCTAATCCTTTCAGCATATCTTGCAGCCAAAGTAATAAAGCCAGTTAGGGAAGCTTATGAAAAGCAGGTTTATTTTGTACAGGATGCATCTCATGAAATGAGAACACCATTAGCTGTAATAAAAGGTAAGTTAGAATTATTAGCTCACTCATGGGGAGATAAAATAGATGATCATTTTGAACATATTTCTAAAATGATGAGTGAAATAAGAGGATTAGAGAAATTAAATAGTGACTTATTATTGCTATCAAAAGAGGATTTAGATTTAGCAGTTAATATAACTAATTTCAGCTTGGATGATTTTGTTAATGATATAAGTGAATTTTATATAGATTTGGCTGAAATTAAAGAAAAAACCTTTACTGTAACTAAGCCGAAGGATAAAATAAACGTAGAGTGGGATTATACTAAACTAAAGAGAGCAATAATAATATTAATAGAGAATGCATTTAAATATACAAATGAACATGGGCAAATAAATTTAATAGTGGAAGATTTAAATAAATTTGTACAAATAAAGGTTAAGGATAATGGAATCGGTATTAAGGAAGAAGATAAGAAACGTATATTTGATAGATTTTATAGAAGCGAATTAGTAAGAGGACAAAATATTAGTGGAACTGGAATTGGATTAAGTTTATTAAAATCTATTTCAAAGAATTTTGGTATTAAATTAAAGGTAAACTCGGAGTATGGAGTTGGATCAGAGTTCATATTATTAATTCCTAAGGTAATAAAATAA
- a CDS encoding DUF2085 domain-containing protein, producing MFNYEIILKYMFFCHRLPERSFFFKGKQFPICARCTGILIGYIIGILYIFFNKNLHIIIELSFMIPLLIDGTGQYIGYFKSTNIRRLITGILAGISTICLFRLACIWGLQSGYWLHSYITIK from the coding sequence ATGTTTAATTATGAGATAATTTTAAAGTACATGTTCTTTTGCCATCGCTTACCTGAAAGATCATTTTTCTTTAAAGGAAAGCAATTTCCAATATGTGCAAGATGCACTGGTATATTGATAGGATATATCATTGGTATTTTATACATATTTTTTAATAAAAACTTACATATAATAATTGAATTATCATTTATGATACCACTTTTAATTGATGGAACAGGGCAATATATTGGGTATTTTAAAAGTACAAATATTAGGAGATTAATTACGGGAATTTTAGCTGGAATATCAACTATATGTCTATTTAGATTAGCTTGTATTTGGGGATTACAATCCGGATATTGGCTTCATAGTTATATAACAATTAAATAA
- a CDS encoding zinc-ribbon domain-containing protein, translating to MFCKNCGKEIDNNADVCIHCGVATEKKSLDNPSHLTGAVSCCFPVVGLILYFLWKDEKPQSASLICKWMIGGTVAWVILYVLCFVVGFIGNL from the coding sequence ATGTTTTGTAAAAATTGTGGAAAAGAAATAGACAATAATGCCGATGTATGTATACATTGTGGTGTAGCTACTGAAAAAAAATCTTTAGATAATCCATCTCATTTAACTGGTGCTGTATCTTGCTGCTTTCCAGTAGTTGGATTAATACTGTATTTTTTATGGAAAGATGAAAAACCTCAAAGTGCTAGTTTAATATGTAAATGGATGATAGGTGGAACAGTTGCTTGGGTTATACTTTATGTACTATGTTTTGTAGTAGGATTTATTGGTAACTTATAA
- the ileS gene encoding isoleucine--tRNA ligase, with amino-acid sequence MYNKVDSSRSAVNMEKDIAKLWQERDVIQKSFDSNQDGEYFTFYDGPPTANGRPHVGHILTRVMKDIIPRYKVMKGYKVLRKAGWDTHGLPVELEIEKKLGISGKEQIEDFGVENFVKECKESVFSYVSLWKEMSEQLAYWVDMDDPYVTYHDNYIESEWWALKQMWDKKLLYKGHKVMPYCPRCGTALSSHEVAQGYKDVKDLTATVKFKVKGEDNKYILAWTTTPWTLPSNLALCINKSYTYCEVKVEDEIYVLAKDLVEKVLGEREYELVKEFKGEELLGVKYEQLLPFAKVEGKAFEVIHGDYVTLTDGTGIVHIAPAYGEDDSLVAKKNGIAFINLVDTNGNFVDEVTPWAGKFVKKCDESIVKYLEENNKLFSAQKHMHSYPHCWRCDTPLLYYPKDSWFVAMTQMRDKLLENNNKINWYPDNIRTGRFGKFLENVIDWGISRDRYWGTPLPIWQCECGHQECIGSRAELEEKSTTDCKGIELHKPYVDAIKLKCPHCGKEMKRTHEVIDCWFDSGSMPFAQWHYPFENKETFEKNFPAQFISEAVDQTRGWFYTLLAISTCLFDTNSFENCIVLGHVLDKKGLKMSKHKGNVVDPFEVLNSQGADATRWHFYTASAPWLPTRFSVDDVGEAQRKFLGTLWNVYSFYVLYAEIDNFDPTKYAGFVSDNVMDKWIISKLNTLIETVDDGLNTYKITQAALAIEDFTDELSNWYVRRNRARYWSQELTNDKIGAYVTLHKVLTNLVKVASPFVPFMTEEIYQNLVVNLDKNAPESIHLCKWPEVDKNAINKDLEKEMDLAYTLVKLGRSARNAANVKNRQPLSEILISTKSLPEYYGHIVREELNIKKVELGADLSQYVNFEIKPNLPVIGKQYGKLIPQIRKAISEKNQMELAQKVKNGGAETIDVNGTEIVLTNENLLVTMQGLEGYAFAGEGELGVVLDTTITPELQEEGHVREIISKIQNMRKDKGFEVADKINLYVANNDMLLDVVKKFEETIKKETLTCEVIYNKENDYTETSINGETLNMTVEVVK; translated from the coding sequence ATGTACAATAAAGTAGATTCTTCAAGAAGTGCCGTCAATATGGAAAAGGATATTGCAAAGCTTTGGCAAGAAAGAGATGTTATACAAAAGAGTTTTGATTCAAATCAGGATGGAGAGTATTTTACTTTCTATGATGGCCCTCCAACAGCTAACGGAAGACCACATGTAGGTCATATATTAACAAGAGTTATGAAAGATATTATTCCAAGATATAAAGTTATGAAGGGATACAAAGTTTTAAGAAAAGCAGGATGGGATACTCATGGTCTTCCTGTAGAATTAGAAATAGAAAAGAAACTTGGAATCTCAGGAAAAGAACAAATCGAAGATTTTGGTGTAGAAAATTTTGTTAAAGAGTGTAAGGAAAGTGTATTTTCATATGTAAGCTTGTGGAAGGAAATGTCTGAACAATTAGCTTACTGGGTTGATATGGATGATCCATATGTAACTTACCATGATAATTATATTGAGTCTGAATGGTGGGCTTTAAAACAAATGTGGGATAAGAAGTTATTATATAAAGGTCACAAGGTAATGCCTTACTGTCCAAGATGTGGAACTGCTCTTTCATCTCATGAAGTTGCTCAAGGATATAAAGATGTTAAGGATTTAACTGCAACAGTTAAATTTAAAGTTAAGGGAGAAGATAACAAGTATATATTAGCTTGGACAACAACTCCTTGGACATTACCATCTAACTTAGCATTATGTATTAATAAATCATATACATATTGTGAAGTTAAAGTTGAAGATGAAATATATGTTTTAGCTAAAGACTTAGTAGAAAAAGTTTTAGGCGAAAGAGAATATGAATTAGTTAAGGAATTTAAAGGTGAAGAATTACTAGGTGTTAAATATGAACAATTATTACCTTTTGCTAAGGTTGAAGGAAAAGCATTTGAAGTAATTCATGGAGATTATGTAACACTTACAGATGGTACTGGAATAGTACACATTGCACCAGCTTATGGTGAAGACGATAGTTTAGTTGCAAAGAAAAATGGAATCGCATTTATAAATTTAGTAGATACAAATGGTAACTTTGTAGATGAAGTTACACCATGGGCAGGAAAGTTTGTTAAGAAATGTGATGAAAGCATAGTTAAGTACTTAGAAGAAAATAACAAGTTATTCTCAGCACAAAAGCATATGCATTCATATCCACATTGTTGGAGATGTGACACACCACTTTTATATTATCCAAAAGATAGCTGGTTTGTTGCTATGACTCAAATGAGGGATAAATTACTTGAAAATAATAATAAGATAAACTGGTATCCTGATAACATCAGAACAGGAAGATTTGGTAAATTCCTTGAAAATGTTATTGACTGGGGTATTTCAAGAGATAGATACTGGGGTACACCACTTCCAATATGGCAATGTGAATGTGGTCACCAAGAATGTATTGGTAGCAGAGCTGAATTAGAAGAAAAATCAACTACAGATTGTAAGGGAATAGAATTGCATAAACCTTATGTAGATGCAATCAAATTAAAATGTCCACACTGTGGTAAGGAAATGAAGAGAACTCATGAAGTAATTGACTGTTGGTTTGATTCAGGATCAATGCCTTTTGCACAATGGCACTATCCGTTTGAAAATAAGGAAACTTTTGAAAAGAATTTCCCAGCACAATTTATTTCAGAAGCTGTTGACCAAACAAGAGGATGGTTCTATACATTACTTGCTATTTCAACATGTTTGTTTGATACAAATTCATTTGAAAACTGTATAGTATTAGGTCACGTTTTAGATAAAAAGGGACTTAAGATGTCTAAACATAAGGGAAATGTTGTAGACCCATTTGAAGTATTAAATAGCCAAGGAGCAGATGCTACAAGATGGCATTTCTATACTGCAAGTGCACCATGGCTTCCAACAAGATTCTCAGTTGATGATGTTGGTGAAGCTCAAAGAAAGTTCTTAGGAACATTATGGAATGTATATTCATTCTACGTATTATATGCTGAAATAGATAACTTTGATCCTACAAAATATGCAGGTTTTGTTTCAGATAATGTAATGGATAAATGGATAATATCTAAATTAAATACATTAATAGAAACTGTTGATGATGGATTAAATACGTATAAGATAACTCAAGCAGCTTTAGCTATTGAAGACTTTACTGATGAATTATCAAACTGGTATGTAAGAAGAAACAGAGCAAGATATTGGTCACAAGAACTAACTAATGATAAGATTGGTGCTTATGTAACTTTACACAAAGTATTAACAAACTTAGTTAAAGTAGCATCACCATTTGTTCCATTTATGACTGAAGAAATTTATCAAAATTTAGTTGTAAATCTTGATAAGAATGCACCAGAAAGTATTCATTTATGTAAATGGCCAGAAGTTGATAAGAATGCTATAAACAAAGATTTAGAAAAGGAAATGGATTTAGCTTATACACTTGTTAAGTTAGGAAGAAGTGCTAGAAATGCTGCTAATGTTAAGAACAGACAGCCACTTTCAGAAATATTAATTTCAACAAAATCTCTTCCAGAATACTATGGACATATTGTTAGAGAAGAATTAAATATCAAAAAGGTTGAACTTGGAGCAGACCTTTCACAATATGTTAACTTTGAAATAAAACCAAACTTACCTGTTATAGGTAAACAATATGGTAAGTTAATTCCACAAATAAGAAAAGCAATTTCAGAAAAGAATCAAATGGAATTAGCTCAAAAGGTTAAGAATGGTGGAGCTGAAACTATAGATGTAAATGGAACAGAAATAGTTCTTACAAATGAAAATCTTTTAGTTACAATGCAAGGATTAGAAGGATATGCATTTGCTGGTGAAGGTGAACTTGGAGTTGTTTTAGATACAACAATTACTCCAGAACTTCAAGAAGAAGGTCATGTTAGAGAAATTATTTCTAAGATCCAAAACATGAGAAAAGATAAAGGATTTGAAGTTGCTGATAAGATAAATCTTTATGTAGCAAACAATGACATGTTATTAGATGTTGTCAAGAAGTTTGAAGAAACAATAAAGAAAGAAACTTTAACTTGTGAAGTTATTTATAATAAAGAAAATGACTACACAGAAACAAGTATAAATGGTGAAACACTTAATATGACAGTTGAAGTTGTAAAGTAA
- a CDS encoding LacI family DNA-binding transcriptional regulator, which translates to MATSIKDVAREAGVSIATVSRVLNDIDVVNEDTKKKVLDAIKELGYRPNIVARSLKTQRTKTIGILLPDISNQFYPEIVRGAEDVSNIYDYNIILCNSDLDIEKEKEYLRVLKEKMVDGVIYMSSSLRDEILELINELDLKTVLVETRDKDGVLPSVTIDNIKGSYDSTNLLIQKGIKDIAFIGTKKDNMNAWGDRYVGYEKAMNEAGIKIDPELLYLDSIKVKSGYEGIQHFLGLNKKFKGVVCASDDIAMGAINALRDNNMEVPKDVSVVGFNDNFAASIFYPKITTVSQPTYDMGSVAMRMLIKLLNKKELDEPNYVLEHELIERESTI; encoded by the coding sequence ATGGCTACTTCTATTAAAGATGTTGCAAGAGAGGCAGGAGTATCAATTGCAACTGTTTCTAGAGTTTTAAATGATATCGATGTGGTAAATGAAGATACTAAAAAAAAGGTTTTAGATGCAATAAAAGAGTTAGGCTATAGACCTAATATAGTTGCGAGAAGCTTAAAAACTCAAAGAACAAAAACAATAGGAATTTTACTTCCAGATATATCTAATCAGTTTTATCCAGAAATTGTAAGAGGTGCTGAGGACGTTTCAAACATATATGATTATAATATAATTTTATGTAATTCAGACTTAGACATTGAAAAAGAAAAAGAATATTTAAGGGTTCTTAAAGAAAAGATGGTTGATGGTGTAATTTATATGAGTAGTTCTCTTAGAGATGAAATCTTAGAATTAATTAATGAATTAGACCTAAAGACTGTATTAGTTGAAACAAGAGACAAAGATGGAGTATTACCAAGTGTAACAATTGATAATATTAAAGGTAGTTATGATAGCACAAATCTTTTAATCCAAAAGGGAATAAAAGATATTGCATTCATAGGAACTAAAAAAGATAACATGAATGCTTGGGGCGATAGATACGTAGGATACGAGAAGGCTATGAACGAAGCTGGAATTAAGATAGATCCAGAATTATTATATCTTGATTCAATAAAAGTTAAGAGTGGATATGAAGGGATTCAACATTTCTTAGGATTAAATAAAAAATTTAAAGGTGTTGTTTGTGCATCTGATGATATTGCAATGGGAGCAATAAATGCATTAAGAGACAATAATATGGAAGTTCCAAAAGATGTAAGCGTTGTAGGATTCAATGATAATTTTGCGGCTTCAATATTCTATCCAAAGATTACAACAGTTTCTCAACCAACATATGATATGGGATCTGTTGCTATGAGAATGCTCATTAAATTATTAAATAAAAAGGAATTAGATGAGCCTAACTATGTTTTAGAACATGAATTAATCGAGAGAGAAAGTACAATCTAA
- a CDS encoding MarR family winged helix-turn-helix transcriptional regulator, with the protein MKECESVGRYIGEIHRASCIYFSKQFNKFGIGSGQYLFLLNLYKNEGLTQEELTERLKLDKATTARAIKKLEDEGYVERVKKETDRRAYNLKLTEKANGIREDVYSIMNQWESRIKSCLNEEESDKLVELLEKLSNSSLIRKEVKNE; encoded by the coding sequence ATGAAGGAATGTGAATCTGTAGGAAGATATATAGGTGAAATTCATAGAGCAAGTTGTATATATTTTAGCAAACAATTTAATAAATTTGGAATAGGCTCAGGTCAATATCTTTTTTTATTAAACCTCTATAAAAATGAAGGATTAACTCAGGAAGAGTTAACAGAAAGGTTAAAATTAGATAAAGCAACAACCGCGAGAGCAATAAAAAAATTAGAGGATGAGGGATATGTGGAACGTGTAAAAAAAGAAACAGATAGACGAGCCTACAATTTAAAACTTACAGAAAAAGCTAATGGAATAAGAGAAGATGTATATTCAATAATGAACCAATGGGAATCTAGAATTAAAAGTTGTCTTAATGAAGAAGAATCTGATAAATTGGTAGAGTTATTAGAAAAACTATCTAATAGCTCTCTTATACGTAAGGAGGTTAAAAATGAGTAG
- a CDS encoding MATE family efflux transporter, whose protein sequence is MSSQKRLGEMKVGKLILEFSIPAIIGMLVNTLYNIIDRVFIGHIPDIGALAMGGVGIAMPLMLIILAFGMLVGIGTATKVSIKLGENDKEGAEKLLGNAFVLLIIISICLTILGFIFTDRLLIMFGASDNILIYGREFIQVILAGCIFNMISFGLNHSIRSDGSPKIAMLSMLISAIINTILDPIFIFGLGLGVRGGALGTVVAQAVSSCWILYYFTKGSSILKLRLKNLKLDKKMVVSIFAIGISPFSMQIANCAVQAVANNSLQTYGGDLAISAMTIANSLSMIFLMPIFGLNQGLQPIIGYNYGAKKGKRVKETVNRGIMIATIIVTCGFIVVEGFAEKLVLMFNSDPDLIKMTSYGMRIYLCILPFLGAQIIITNYFQSIGRVKISMFLSLLRQVIVLIPCLIIIPMFKGLTGIWIAGPVSDAISVIITFIIFAKTTKGSLRKNEKVEKDVALGTFK, encoded by the coding sequence ATGAGTAGTCAGAAAAGATTAGGTGAAATGAAAGTAGGAAAATTAATATTAGAATTTTCCATACCAGCAATTATAGGAATGCTTGTTAATACTTTATATAATATAATAGATAGAGTATTTATTGGTCACATACCAGATATTGGTGCATTGGCTATGGGCGGTGTTGGAATTGCAATGCCATTAATGTTAATAATTTTAGCTTTTGGTATGCTGGTTGGTATAGGAACTGCAACTAAAGTATCCATAAAACTTGGAGAAAATGATAAAGAAGGAGCAGAAAAACTTTTAGGAAATGCATTTGTTTTATTAATAATAATAAGTATTTGTTTAACAATATTAGGATTTATATTTACAGATCGTCTTTTAATAATGTTTGGTGCAAGTGACAATATTTTAATATATGGTAGAGAATTTATTCAAGTTATTTTAGCTGGATGCATATTTAATATGATAAGTTTTGGATTAAATCATTCTATAAGAAGTGATGGAAGTCCTAAAATAGCAATGCTATCTATGCTTATAAGTGCAATTATAAATACTATTTTAGATCCAATATTTATATTTGGTTTAGGGCTTGGTGTTAGAGGTGGTGCTTTAGGTACTGTTGTTGCACAGGCTGTGAGTAGTTGCTGGATTTTATATTATTTTACTAAAGGATCAAGTATATTGAAACTTAGACTTAAAAATTTAAAACTTGATAAGAAAATGGTAGTAAGTATTTTTGCTATAGGAATAAGTCCATTTAGTATGCAGATTGCTAATTGTGCAGTTCAAGCAGTTGCAAATAATTCATTGCAGACATATGGTGGAGATTTAGCAATAAGTGCGATGACAATAGCAAATAGCTTATCTATGATATTTTTAATGCCTATATTTGGGTTAAATCAAGGACTTCAGCCTATAATCGGATATAATTATGGGGCTAAAAAAGGTAAGAGAGTTAAAGAGACAGTTAATCGTGGAATTATGATTGCAACAATAATAGTAACTTGTGGATTTATAGTGGTTGAAGGATTTGCTGAAAAATTAGTGCTTATGTTTAATAGTGATCCTGATTTAATTAAAATGACTTCATATGGAATGAGAATATATTTATGTATATTACCATTTTTAGGAGCACAAATAATAATAACAAATTATTTTCAATCAATTGGAAGAGTTAAAATATCAATGTTTTTAAGTTTGTTGAGGCAAGTTATAGTTTTAATTCCATGTTTGATAATAATCCCGATGTTTAAAGGATTAACAGGAATTTGGATAGCAGGTCCTGTATCAGATGCTATATCTGTTATTATTACTTTTATAATATTTGCTAAAACAACAAAAGGATCTTTGAGAAAAAATGAAAAGGTTGAAAAAGATGTTGCTTTGGGCACATTCAAATAA
- a CDS encoding nucleoside recognition domain-containing protein gives MINYIWFALVFLGILVGVLSGNGEGISKAIVNSSGSTVTFIIELTGIMCFWCGVMKVAEKSGFTEKLSKILRPILQIIFKEAAKDEKALGAIVMNLTANMMGLSNAATPFGIKAMEEMDRLNHEKGTASNDMALFLVLNAACIQLVPSTIISIRAACNSSNPGIIILPAIVSTATAATVGVICCKILQRYF, from the coding sequence ATGATAAATTACATTTGGTTTGCATTGGTGTTTCTTGGAATATTAGTAGGAGTATTGAGTGGAAATGGAGAAGGGATTTCAAAGGCTATAGTTAATTCTTCAGGAAGTACTGTAACATTTATAATTGAACTCACAGGCATTATGTGTTTTTGGTGTGGTGTTATGAAAGTTGCGGAGAAAAGTGGATTTACAGAAAAATTGTCTAAAATATTAAGACCTATCTTGCAAATTATTTTTAAAGAAGCAGCTAAAGATGAAAAGGCTCTAGGTGCTATAGTGATGAATCTTACAGCTAATATGATGGGATTATCAAATGCAGCAACACCATTTGGAATTAAGGCAATGGAAGAAATGGATAGACTTAATCATGAAAAGGGAACTGCATCAAATGATATGGCACTTTTTTTAGTTTTGAATGCAGCGTGTATTCAACTAGTACCATCTACAATAATATCCATAAGAGCAGCTTGTAATTCATCAAATCCAGGGATAATAATATTGCCGGCAATAGTATCTACAGCAACTGCAGCTACCGTTGGAGTAATATGTTGCAAAATTTTGCAGAGATATTTTTAA
- a CDS encoding spore maturation protein, translating into MLNYLSKSIIPIIFLLIITYGMFKGRKVYEWFIEGAKDGLKVCLRIFPYLLAMIIAVQIFREAKLMDLLNNLIAPLGNMIGLPKELIPLIIIKPLSGSGAIGVFTDIIKNFGPDTKIGLIASVVMGTTETIFYTITVYFGAVKVKKIRHTLWAAIMADITAIIMAVLVVNLFIMK; encoded by the coding sequence ATGTTAAATTATTTAAGTAAGAGCATAATACCAATAATATTTTTACTTATTATAACCTATGGAATGTTTAAAGGGAGAAAGGTATATGAATGGTTTATAGAAGGGGCTAAGGATGGATTGAAAGTATGTCTTAGAATATTTCCTTATCTTTTGGCAATGATAATAGCGGTACAGATATTTAGAGAAGCAAAATTAATGGATTTATTAAATAATTTAATAGCACCACTTGGAAATATGATAGGCTTACCTAAAGAACTTATACCTTTGATAATTATTAAGCCTTTATCAGGAAGTGGAGCTATTGGAGTATTTACAGATATAATAAAAAACTTTGGTCCAGATACAAAGATAGGACTTATAGCATCAGTTGTAATGGGAACTACTGAAACTATATTTTATACAATTACAGTTTATTTTGGGGCAGTTAAGGTGAAAAAAATAAGACATACATTATGGGCTGCGATAATGGCTGATATTACTGCGATAATAATGGCTGTTTTAGTAGTAAATTTATTTATAATGAAATAA